The Montipora foliosa isolate CH-2021 chromosome 1, ASM3666993v2, whole genome shotgun sequence genome has a window encoding:
- the LOC137977163 gene encoding alpha-(1,3)-fucosyltransferase C-like, whose translation MSQNRKRQLVVFAVIILGSVVVIFQRWLFQSDFARGFKHFRETGLSFSMVPQDSKHNETEHSPKLVLFYTTWFGNKWPGIAKGSDVNISCGKQVCRFTHNPNELQVSDAVLFHGRDLPGVSHMKDIEKTKSPNQRWVFFLLESPVNAGRNPASLKGLFNWTMTYRIDSDIFLPYGYYTRLNPDEISLNQTNFAEGKDKLAVWLVSHCGTLRDEFVKKLLKYIKIDVFGSCAKKFDQHESCPRGSQECNHKLKRYKFYLSFENSFCVDYITEKYWFPLNHSIVPVVMGGASYENKQLAIPGSFINTANFESVEALAKYLLYLNTNDTAYNEYFLWKKDFKLITLFDSWPCEVCTALNNDSLPAKVYDMVDFWGVAKNCHGNDEKVRKLIAGED comes from the coding sequence ATGAGTCAAAATCGTAAAAGGCAACTTGTGGTATTTGCAGTTATCATTCTGGGAAGCGTTGTGGTCATTTTTCAGCGATGGCTCTTTCAAAGTGATTTTGCGAGAGGTTTTAAACATTTCCGTGAAACGGGCTTGAGTTTTTCAATGGTGCCTCAAGACAGCAAACACAACGAAACGGAGCATAGCCCTAAGCTAGTTTTATTTTACACAACGTGGTTTGGAAATAAATGGCCAGGCATTGCGAAAGGCTCAGATGTCAACATAAGTTGCGGTAAGCAAGTGTGTAGGTTCACACACAACCCAAACGAACTTCAAGTAAGCGATGCTGTGCTGTTTCATGGCAGAGATTTACCAGGTGTATCACATATGAAAGACATAGAGAAGACAAAATCACCAAACCAGCGATGGGTTTTCTTCCTTTTGGAAAGTCCTGTAAATGCGGGCAGAAATCCAGCATCTTTGAAGGGCTTGTTTAATTGGACCATGACGTATCGAATAGATTCAGATATTTTCCTACCATATGGATACTACACTCGGTTGAATCCCGACGAGATTTCCTTAAATCAGACTAATTTTGCGGAGGGAAAAGACAAACTGGCTGTTTGGTTGGTAAGCCATTGTGGAACACTCAGGGACGAGTTTGTCAAGAAACTTCTGAAGTATATCAAAATAGATGTCTTTGGTTCATGTGCAAAAAAATTTGATCAACATGAATCCTGCCCGAGAGGATCTCAAGAGTGCAATCACAAGCTAAAGCGTTACAAATTTTACTTGTCCTTCGAAAATTCCTTCTGTGTTGACTACATAACTGAAAAATACTGGTTCCCGCTCAATCACAGTATCGTTCCAGTTGTGATGGGGGGAGCATCGTATGAAAACAAACAACTCGCTATTCCTGGCTCATTTATTAATACCGCAAATTTCGAGTCTGTCGAAGCTCTTGCGAAGTATTTACTTTACTTAAACACAAACGACACTGCTTATAACGAATATTTTTTGTGGAAGAAAGATTTCAAACTAATTACGCTATTTGATTCTTGGCCTTGTGAAGTGTGTACAGCGCTGAATAACGATTCTTTACCTGCAAAAGTATATGATATGGTTGACTTCTGGGGAGTAGCGAAAAATTGTCATGGAAACGATGAAAAAGTTCGCAAGCTTATCGCCGGAGAAGATTGA
- the LOC137977171 gene encoding serine/threonine-protein kinase 35-like → MALTRMSSLPVGQTTVVHGTELEILSRLGSGAFGVVYKARDLRSTVPLFYALKDVMCLNHSSLGKAISEVETLRRVDHDFIVKIIAADQLEDRRGVFHVLILTEYCSGGTLNERLSNPSSEVTTLKWLSQMASALSYLHSRHIVHRDLKPDNVLLSDSVNENLKLGDFGLAREFLALKQANSHRSPMGLAQYYMQSGTGPAHWMAPEVFRCHYTEKADIFSLGVLFNAILVRDFAFSSSRKKWYGAFVKLSGGVKVGLGYAMSILGPSAMEEFTRGYSLKEQHGFRVLVLDALNYVPRARPRADEIYLRMNDISERIYGQLQGNRGKKAKSQRTKNSCCIT, encoded by the coding sequence ATGGCATTGACAAGAATGTCTTCGCTTCCCGTTGGGCAAACAACTGTTGTACATGGGACAGAGCTGGAAATTCTGAGCCGGTTGGGGAGCGGAGCGTTTGGCGTGGTGTATAAAGCCAGAGATTTACGAAGTACCGTCCCACTGTTCTACGCTCTTAAAGATGTTATGTGTTTAAACCATTCATCTCTTGGCAAAGCCATCAGCGAAGTTGAAACTCTTCGTCGAGTTGATCATGACTTTATAGTTAAAATTATAGCAGCGGACCAATTGGAAGATCGTCGCGGAGTATTTCATGTGTTAATCTTAACCGAATACTGCTCGGGTGGCACTTTAAACGAACGGCTTTCGAATCCAAGCAGCGAAGTaacgactctgaaatggctgaGTCAAATGGCGAGCGCACTGAGTTATCTTCACTCCCGACACATCGTTCACCGAGACTTGAAACCCGACAATGTTCTTCTGTCAGATTCAGtgaacgagaacttaaaactGGGTGATTTTGGTTTAGCGAGGGAGTTTTTGGCCTTAAAGCAAGCCAATTCCCACCGTTCTCCTATGGGTTTAGCTCAGTACTATATGCAGTCAGGAACCGGACCAGCACATTGGATGGCTCCAGAGGTCTTTCGATGCCATTATACAGAAAAAGCGGATATATTCTCTCTTGGAGTCTTATTCAACGCAATTCTTGTGCGAGACTTCGCTTTTTCATCCAGCCGGAAGAAGTGGTATGGCGCCTTCGTGAAGTTATCCGGGGGGGTTAAAGTTGGCCTCGGTTACGCAATGTCGATTCTTGGTCCATCGGCCATGGAAGAATTTACTCGCGGTTATTCTCTGAAGGAACAACATGGCTTTCGTGTTTTGGTGTTAGATGCTTTAAATTATGTTCCTAGAGCGCGACCAAGGGCGGATGAAATCTATTTGCGAATGAATGACATCTCTGAACGAATTTATGGACAGCTTCAGGGAAATCGTGGAAAGAAAGCAAAATCTCAGCGTACAAAAAACAGTTGTTGCATTACTTAG